Proteins encoded together in one Coffea arabica cultivar ET-39 chromosome 2c, Coffea Arabica ET-39 HiFi, whole genome shotgun sequence window:
- the LOC113715921 gene encoding uncharacterized protein: MPTGRLAKWQMILSEFDIVFTSQKAVKEQAIADHLAENSKDDEYQPLHTYFPDEKVLFIGAVEDMNEWCPEWRLFFDGAANSVQAGIGAVLVSPEGKHYPGAAKLQFACTNNMAEYEACIFGLKMALEMEVKELIAFSDSDLLVHQTLKQWITKDSKILPYHCNLLNLARQFQSLEFRHLPRARNAFADALATLSSMIQYPDELGIEPIRIQFQDKPAHCWVVDKTSGKSPWYNDIKEFIKIGSYPPEATANDKGFLRKMASKCFLNGEVLYKRTSDLNLLRCIDEDEAQYMMKEMHSGVCGPHMNGHLLAKKIMRTGYFWLTMERDCIDFVQTCIKCQVHGDVIRAPPTELHSMIAPWPCSMWGMHVIGTIDPSASNGIDNSKNLNNDMVDGLCEQFKIRHRNFAIYRPQMNGAVEAANKNLKKIIRKMTEKHRDWHEKLPYALMAYRTSIRTSTGATPYSLMYGMEAVLPAEVEIPSLRVLMETKLEEADWIKQRHEQLSLINEKRLNAICHGQCYQKRMARAYNKKVHLRTFEEGDKVLKRIFPVQDEAKGKFAPN; the protein is encoded by the exons ATGCCAACTGGGCGCCTGGCCAAATGGCAAATGATTCTTTCAGagtttgatattgttttcacttcgCAAAAGGCCGTCAAGGAGCAAGCTATAGCAgatcatttggcggaaaatTCAAAGGACGATGAGTATCAACCGCTCCATACCTATTTCCCTGATGAAAAGGTTTTGTTTATCGGTGCCGTAGAAGATATGAACGAGTGGTGCCCTGAATGGAGATTGTTTTTTGATGGTGCCGCTAATTCTGTCCAAGCTGGAATCGGAGCAGTTCTTGTATCTCCAGAAGGGAAGCATTACCCCGGAGCTGCTAAGTTGCAATTCGCCTGTACAAACAATATGGCCGAGTATGAAGCCTGTATTTTTGGTCTTaaaatggctttggaaatgGAAGTTAAAGAGTTGATCGccttcagtgattcagatttacTTGTGCACCAAACGTTGAAAcaatggataaccaaagattccaAGATCTTGCCATACCATTGTAATTTGCTCAATCTGGCTAGACAATTTCAAAGtttggagttcagacatctcccACGAGCCCGAAATGCATTTGCAGATGCCTTGGCCACCTTATCTTCTATGATACAATATCCAGATGAATTAGGAATCGAGCCTATCCGGATCCAATTCCAGGACAAGCCTGCTCATTGTTGGGTCGTGGACAAAACATCTGGCAAAAGCCCTTGGTACAATGATATTAAGGAGTTCATCAAAATCGGGTCTTACCCTCCAGAAGCTACTGCAAATGACAAGGGTTTCCTGCGCAAAATGGCCTCGAAATGTTTCTTAAATGGAGAGGTATTATACAAAAGGAcatcagatttgaacctcttaaGGTGCAtcgatgaagatgaagctcaataCATGATGAAAGAGATGCATAGCGGCGTCTgcggacctcacatgaatggacATTTGTTAGCAAAGAAAATTATGAGAACCGGGTATTTTTGGCTTACAATGGAACGCGACTGCATAGATTTTGTCCAGACATGTATTAAATGTCAAGTGCATGGCGACGTTATACGTGCTCCTCCCACCGAATTGCATAGCATGATTGCTCCGTGGCCCTGCTCAATGTGGGGTATGCATGTGATTGGCACAATTGACCCTTCTGCTTCAAATGGCATCG ACAATTCCAAGAATCTCAACAATGATATGGTGGATGGGCTATGCGAACAGTTTAAAATCAGACATCGCAACTTTGCCATCTATAGACCACAGATGAATGGAGCCGTAGAAGCtgcaaacaagaatttgaagaagattattCGCAAGATGACTGAAAAGCATCGTGACTGGCATGAAAAGCTCCCTTATGCACTAATGGCATATCGGACTTCTATCCGAACATCAACTGGGGCAACACCCTACTCgctcatgtatggaatggaagctgtgCTACCTGCCGAGgtcgaaatcccttcattgcgGGTTCTAATGGAGACCAAGTTGGAAGAAGCTGATTGGATAAAGCAGCGTCATGAACAACTATCTTTGATTAATGAAAAACGGCTTAATGCCATTTGTCATGGCCAATGTTACCAAAAGCGCATGGCCCGGGCCTACAACAAGAAAGTCCATTTGCGAACATTTGAGGAAGGCGACAAAGTACTTAAACGAATTTTTCCCGTGCAGGATGAGgccaaaggcaaatttgctccaaattaa